In Toxoplasma gondii ME49 chromosome VIII, whole genome shotgun sequence, a single genomic region encodes these proteins:
- the TLN1 gene encoding rhoptry metalloprotease toxolysin TLN1 (encoded by transcript TGME49_269885~Predicted trans-membrane domain (TMHMM2.0):8-28), with protein MKQGTTRPRVGLTGAVLLLVVWTVAILIDCSSGSRVLFDRRPILARLRRATSFVDSTSGQNASPRPTKTDKIRKPRNDSRNYRYIELPNELRALLVSDPECDEAAASMRVGVGSMSDPPKIPGLAHFTEHMLFQGSKRFPGTHDFFDFVHNHGGYTNAFTSKFSTVFSFSIGPGFLEPGLDRLADLFSAPLLKSENLLKEVNAVHSEYIIDLTDDGRRKHHLIRQTAKGGPFSNFTVGNLESLMERTKQQGIDPVKAMREFHNKWYSSNLMTLAVVGRESLDVLESHVRKHFGNVPNGRVTPPVFEECSEAFIPLDPNELGTETLVVPEADLHDATFVFYLPPQAKNWRSKPLQFISEMLEHEGPTSLSSKLKREGLITSLVTDYWSPELCTVLQVNVRLTEGGRSKESVYKIGHALFTFLRNLGVSRPERWRVTEMAKIRQLGFAFADMPDPYALTVRAVEGLNYYTPEEVIAGDRLIYHFDPDIIQQYVQKFLVPDNVRLFIFDKKLAADVDREEYWFKIKHGVEPIMDSAFKKWKEITSAPANTVQSMMRMEGMALPAPNRFLPNNVAILPRPPGSGQGAEKSAFPEPLVFAGDHICANKCAVFHKQDTTFHSPKAVVELQIYYTGSHEDGVRERILTALYVQSLRFALRERFADTHRAGMSLGLGSGVAVGSTTLPTVKRQRVLTLSAAGFSDKLDYVLRAFAKSLAATEGASDEKPIPSPMELGVTMSHGVRHLMHSRVTAPSNVLASVQSSRVYTTAVRLPGGGRAARRTLTHDQITTMHRKPASMDVTLMRTPVSSLGIRIVGGRAEREATSVVAGGGKPLLEKRFFRLAFDQLRTDLRVATLNRTPLAQANDAVLELIMHPHVPVHKMYAALFEMEKNHPTLDAIFEEVADWGVKLWNEAAVEGLVQGNITSESATQLVGDVISLLPLKNIVAANTIAKPTISSFSSLRRASSVAPQSSSKQDSVPSSDMPTSTETLSMPSSAESQTPESTDRASFPMESTTGPAPYSVELSTGRTPYPDDLPTSSTPYPDDLPTSSTPYPDDLPTSSTPYPDDLPTSSTPYPDDLPTSSTPYPDDLPTRSTPAADDLPASSTPYPDDLPTSGTPYPDDLPTSSTPYPDDLPTSSTPYPDDLPTRSTPAADDLPTSRTPYPDDLPIRSTPSPIVLSAGRAPSVVVSPIERTSSPALLPTERTPLTERIAQALRPVGEAAAVRRLLVLRRSSIHRMPYSPFQYSSTWFHPSSNSRRQMMLRMALRRQLGALTRQAQPDTEGKPSTVFVFRRLAPMPRRLNIEQGPSFLQRQGEYAASGSAPHSDCTNGACAKGACSGTGCQKTPVKPSGGPCKGDACTGSSCNSLECQRSSSSKSDHPCTGDECPVPCRGPGCSAPASHPSPCTETECGKNSCPGCKQEEEKLVQLRSIRKNLNPNDKKNQAYLLIEVGALPNIHDRAVLYMVSRWMSQRFFNKLRTEQQLGYLTAMHSSRLEDRFYYRFFITSTYDPAEVADRIVEFINAERSKIPTQEEFATLKQAAIDVWKQKPKNIFEEFRKNRRQVVLGDRLFDINERMVAELERVTPEEIQSFKEKTMFNAPWLLMEVYSQREKPQMLPQANGASGESKLDPWVDIDPELLSNITVPDMESD; from the exons ACGACCCGCCCGCGGGTTGGTCTAACAGGAGCTGTTCTACTCCTTGTAGTCTGGACTGTCGCGATCCTCATAGATTGTTCTTCAGGCAGTCGGGTCCTTTTTGACCGCCGTCCTATACTAGCCCGGCTACGTCGCGCAACTTCCTTTGTCGACTCCACCAGCGGTCAGAATGCCTCCCCCCGCCCGACGAAAACAGATAAAA TTCGGAAACCACGAAACGACAGTAGAAACTACCGCTACATCGAGCTGCCAAACGAGTTGCGAGCCCTCCTCGTTTCAGATCCGGAATGCGATGAAGCAGCTGCATCGATGCGTGTGGGTGTGGGCTCCATGTCGGACCCGCCCAAGATACCTGGCCTGGCCCATTTTACAGAACACATGCTGTTTCAGGGATCCAAGCGGTTCCCCGGTACGCATGACTTCTTCGATTTCGTCCACAACCATGGTGGCTATACCAATGCCTTCACGAGCAAGTTTTCGAcggtcttctccttctccattGGCCCCGGGTTCCTGGAACCTGGGCTCGACCGCTTGGCTgacctcttctctgccccgCTGCTGAAAAGCGAAAACCTGCTCAAAGAAGTCAACGCCGTTCATTCGGAGTACATCATTGACCTCACCGATGACGGCCGTAGGAAGCACCATCTCATTCGGCAG ACAGCTAAAGGCGGTCCGTTCTCTAATTTCACCGTCGGAAACCTCGAGAGCCTCATGGAGCGGACGAAGCAGCAGGGCATCGACCCGGTCAAAGCCATGCGCGAGTTCCACAACAAATG GTACTCGTCAAATCTCATGACGTTGGCTGTGGTGGGCCGAGAATCTCTTGATGTCCTCGAAAGTCACGTCCGCAAGCACTTCGGCAACGTCCCCAATGGTCGTGTCACCCCTCCAGTATTCGAAGAATGTTCTGAAGCATTCATTCCTCTTGATCCGAATGAACTCGGTACTGAA ACGCTCGTAGTTCCGGAAGCAGACCTTCACGATGCCACTTTCGTCTTTTATCTGCCACCCCAAGCGAAGAACTGGCGAAGCAAGCCTCTGCAGTTCATTTCTGAAATGCTGGAACACGAAGGACCAACATCTCTGTCAAGCAAACTCAAACGCGAGGGTCTCATCACGTCTCTTGTTACGGATTACTGGTCGCCAGAGCTTTGCACCGTCTTACAG GTCAACGTGCGCTTAACAGAAGGAGGACGATCCAAGGAGAGCGTCTATAAAATAGGCCACGCTCTTTTCACCTTTCTTCG aaacctcggcgtctctcgcccTGAACGCTGGCGTGTGACGGAGATGGCCAAGATCCGCCAGCTTGGATTCGCGTTTGCCGACATGCCGGATCCGTATGCATTAACTGTTAGAGCCGTGGAAG GGCTGAACTACTACACGCCTGAGGAAGTGATTGCTGGAGATCGGCTTATCTACCATTTCGACCCGGACATCATTCAGCAGTATGTGCAGAAGTTCCTGGTTCCCGATAACGTTCGTCTTTTCATATTTGATAAGAAACTTGCGGCAGATGTGGATCGCGAGGAGTACTGGTTCAAGATCAAGCATGGAGTTGAACCCATAATGGATTCCGCGTTCaagaagtggaaggaaaTCACCTCAGCCCCAGCTAACACGGTGCAGAGTATGATGCGAATGGAAGGCATGGCACTTCCTGCTCCAAATCGATTCCTTCCAAATAATGTCGCCATCCTTCCTCGTCCGCCTGGTTCCGGGCAAGGCGCTGAGAAGAGTGCCTTCCCGGAGCCTCTTGTCTTTGCCGGCGACCACATCTGCGCCAACAAATGTGCTGTTTTTCACAAGCAAGACACCACTTTTCACTCTCCAAAGGCTGTCGTCGAGCTTCAAATATATTATACTGGAAGTCATGAAGACGGCGTCCGCGAGCGCATCCTGACTGCGCTGTACGTGCAGAGTCTTAGATTCGCTCTGCGTGAG CGGTTCGCCGATACGCACAGGGCAGGCATGTCTCTTGGCCTGGGTAGCGGTGTCGCCGTCGGGTCCACCACGCTTCCGACCGTaaagcgacagagagtgCTGACACTCTCTGCGGCAGGCTTTTCGGACAAGCTCGATTATGTGCTTCGCGCATTCGCAAAGTCTCTCGCGGCAACTGAGGGTGCGTCAGATGAAAAGCCAATCCCTTCACCTATGGAACTTGGAGTCACTATGTCTCACGGCGTGAGACATTTGATGCACTCCCGCGTCACCGCTCCATCTAATGTACTCGCTTCGGTCCAGTCAAGCCGTGTATACACCACCGCAGTTCGCTTGCCTGGAGGCGGCCGAGCCGCGCGTCGGACCCTGACACACGACCAGATCACAACTATGCATCGGAAACCGGCCTCGATGGATGTAACTCTGATGAGAACTCCCGTATCCTCATTGGGCATCCGGATCGTCGgcggaagagcagaaagagaagctaCATCGGTTGTTGCTGGTGGAGGAAAACCCCTCCTGGAGAAGCGTTTCTTCAGGCTGGCCTTTGATCAGCTGCGGACAGACTTGCGAGTAGCAACCCTCAACCGCACCCCTTTAGCGCAAGCGAACGACGCTGTTTTGGAGCTGATCATGCACCCACATGTTCCAGTCCACAAAATGTATGCCGCCTTATTCGAAATGGAAAAGAATCACCCGACTCTGGACGCAATCTTCGAAGAGGTTGCAGACTGGGGGGTAAAGCTTTGGAATGAAGCTGCCGTCGAGGGACTTGTCCAG GGTAACATTACCTCCGAGTCAGCCACACAGCTCGTAGGGGACGTAATTTCCCTACTTCCACTCAAAAACATCGTCGCGGCCAACACGATTGCCAAACCCACAatttcgtcgttttcttccctgaGGAGAGCAAGTTCCGTTGCCCCACAATCCTCGTCCAAACAAGATTCCGTTCCTTCATCTGACATGCCTACGTCGACCGAGACACTATCCATGCCGTCGTCTGCGGAGAGTCAAACGCCTGAATCAACAGACCGCGCCTCTTTCCCTATGGAGTCTACTACAGGCCCCGCGCCTTACTCTGTGGAGTTGTCAACAGGGCGCACACCATACCCTGATGATCTTCCAACAAGCAGTACACCATACCCTGATGATCTTCCAACAAGCAGTACACCATACCCTGATGATCTTCCAACAAGCAGTACACCATACCCTGATGATCTTCCAACAAGCAGTACACCATACCCTGATGATCTTCCAACAAGCAGTACACCATACCCTGATGATCTTCCAACAAGGAGTACACCAGCCGCTGATGATCTTCCAGCAAGCAGTACACCATACCCTGATGATCTTCCAACAAGCGGTACACCATACCCTGATGATCTTCCAACAAGCAGTACACCATACCCTGATGATCTTCCAACAAGCAGTACACCATACCCTGATGATCTTCCAACAAGGAGTACACCAGCCGCTGATGATCTTCCAACAAGCAGGACACCATACCCTGATGATCTCCCAATAAGGAGTACACCTTCACCGATTGTGCTTTCAGCGGGACGGGCACCGTCCGTTGTCGTCTCTCCAATAGAGCGTACATCATCCCCTGCTCTCCTTCCAACAGAGCGTACACCTCTCACTGAACGTATTGCGCAGGCTCTACGGCCAGTTGGAGAGGCGGCAGCTGTGAGGAGGCTCTTAGTATTGAGAAGATCAAGCATCCACCGAATGCCCTATAGTCCCTTCCAGTACTCGAGTACCTGGTTTCATCCGAGCTCGAATAGTCGAAGACAAATGATGCTGCGCATGGCATTAAGGAGGCAGCTGGGGGCACTGACTAGACAGGCGCAGCCAGACACAGAGGGGAAGCCATCGACTGTCTTCGTGTTCCGTCGTCTTGCCCCAATGCCACGGCGCCTAAACATTGAACAAGGTCCCTCATTTCTGCAACGCCAAGGCGAGTATGCCGCCTCCGGTTCAGCCCCGCATAGTGATTGTACAAACGGTGCTTGTGCAaagggtgcatgcagcggcactGGATGTCAGAAAACGCCTGTAAAGCCATCTGGAGGTCCTTGTAAAGGGGATGCGTGTACCGGATCATCTTGCAATTCACTCGAATGCCAACGATCCTCTTCGAGCAAATCTGATCATCCATGCACGGGTGACGAGTGCCCGGTCCCATGCAGAGGGCCGGGTTGTTCAGCACCAGCCTCTCATCCCTCCCCTTGCACTGAAACAGAGTGTGGAAAGAACTCCTGTCCTGGCTGCaaacaggaggaagagaaactggTTCAGTTGCGTTCAATAAGGAAGAATCTGAACCCGAATGACAAGAAGAACCAGGCGTATCTTTTAATTGAG GTTGGTGCGCTTCCGAACATCCACGACCGGGCAGTATTGTACATGGTCAGCCGATGGATGTCTCAGCGATTCTTCAACAAGCTTCGAACTGAGCAGCAACTTGGTTATCTGACAGCGATGCATTCCAGTCGTCTAGAAGACAGATTTTATTATAGATTTTTCATCACTTCGACTTATGACCCGGCTGAAGTGGCCGACCGCATTGTGGAGTTCATTAACGCAGAACGCTCCAAGATCCCAACCCAGGAGGAGTTTGCCACTCTTAAGCAGGCGGCTATCGACGTCTGGAAGCAGAAACCGAAGAACATTTTCGAGGAATTCCGCAAGAACCGGCGTCAAGTTGTACTAGGCGATAGGCTCTTTGACATCAATGAACGCATGGTTGCTGAACTCGA GCGAGTGACTCCGGAGGAAATTCAGAGTTTCAAGGAGAAGACAATGTTCAACGCACCCTGGTTGCTCATGGAAGTCTACTCGCAGCGAGAAAAGCCGCAGATGCTTCCACAAGCCAACGGTGCATCCGGCGAAAGCAAGCTCGACCCGTGGGTGGACATTGATCCTGAATTGCTGTCGAACATCACTGTCCCTGATATGGAATCTGATTAA
- a CDS encoding hypothetical protein (encoded by transcript TGME49_269860~Signal peptide predicted by SignalP 2.0 HMM (probability 1.000) with cleavage site probability 0.567 at residue 22), which produces MKAASSLCLGLVFLLQLSTAQASSAETSSGTFFGTQNYPTQLGSSSAREQAPVLISTFQPTTDRLNTRMVFTQVLNDAYNGGTDGIHKATLFSQELSNSVEYTAEAMEKFVDMVQPVQGVASICYPTTATEIPEKCSKAYEYGDTVYIPITRSSVAPTTNEAYSGGLWREPSEKLDKEWYEAIRLLKKQVPKLKTFALYTGPPDDKLLHYLLGEHRLIFDGLLIDWEFGRGACWSEVQKSPPNNNWMWFVKSKTRYMMANQDPSSCVNADGSRADKDVFLNAGDRSKQFFLVPAAALPRKAPAAFFVGVRNPDALFSVVRSDRQKMQYHLSTNICIELNSVCDLQALFKHFHRRFDGPHVYFDCEKS; this is translated from the exons ATGAAGGCCGCaagctctctctgcctggGATTGGTTTTCCTTCTACAGCTGAGTACGGCTCAAGCAAGTTCAGCTGAAACTTCCTCTGGTACGTTCTTTGGAACACAAAATTATCCTACGCAACTCGGTTCTTCCAGTGCACGCGAGCAGGCGCCTGTTCTAATCTCGACTTTCCAGCCGACCACAGATCGCTTGAACACGCGCATGGTTTTCACGCAAGTTCTCAACGATGCATACAATGGAGGCACAGATGGAATACACAAAGCAACTTTGTTCTCACAAGAGCTCAGCAACAGCGTAGAATACACTGCTGAGGCGATGGAGAAGTTTGTGGACATGGTTCAACCAGTTCAAGGAGTTGCTTCCATCTGTTACCCAACAACGGCGACAGAAATACCGGAGAAATGCAGTAAAGCGTATGAGTATGGCGATACTGTCTACATTCCTATTACCCGCTCCAGCGTCGCCCCAACCACAAATGAGGCGTACTCGGGCGGCTTGTGGAGGGAACCCAGCGAAAAACTCGACAAG GAATGGTACGAGGCGATACGCCTTCTGAAGAAACAGGTTCCCAAGCTCAAGACCTTTGCACTGTACACTGGTCCTCCTGACGACAAGCTTCTTCATTACCTACTAGGCGAACACAGGCTGATTTTTGATGGCCTCTTGATCGACTGGGAATTTGGTCGCGGAGCATGTTGGTCAGAG GTGCAGAAATCACCGCCCAATAACAACTGGATGTGGTTCGTAAAAAGCAAAACAAGATACATGATGGCCAATCAGGATCCCTCAAGCTGTGTCAACGCTGATGGAAGCCGGGCCGACAAGGACGTGTTTCTTAATGCTGGAGACCGCAGTAAGCAGTTCTTTCTCGTACCAGCGGCTGCCCTTCCGAGAAAGGCACCAGCAGCCTTTTTCGTGGGGGTCAGAAACCCCGACGCACTTTTTAGCGTGGTTAGAAGTGACAGACAAAAAATGCAGTATCATTTATCAACAAATATTTGTATAGAATTAAATTCTGTGTGTGACCTTCAAGCTCTCTTCAAACATTTCCACCGACGATTTGATGGACCTCACGTGTATTTCGACTGTGAAAAAAGTTAG
- a CDS encoding protein c21orf59, putative (encoded by transcript TGME49_269850) codes for MVLIHVKTSDEKNQFLYETQTSVRIGHLQEELIELHNLRLKTIYLSDACKGLSAHGPLRPEETRGLTAEVAKLSDLDIHAYGEPTNPDPTGYRTGVQPPPEAAEILEETAGRSAETVSHEKVQAKQPLTMKSVRSAFENLRGAVMIAYPAFHDLPEWDPARILLEEEEQQKDTGIIAETFDKNKTSLWWAGKELQNDKELCHYIGRNEKTKIIARLQSKASGPPIREPRLDAETHKAMLSYCYKKRREEQELEEDEDDSYLDSEWANPRGLKNALIGGGREIRWKP; via the exons ATGGTGCTCATACACGTGAAAACATCCGATGAAAAAAACCAGTTCCTCTACGAGACTCAGACATCTGTGCGCATTGGACACCTTCAGGAGGAACTGATAGAACTGCACAATCTGCGGCTGAAAACAATCTATCTctccgacgcatgcaaaggcCTGTCTGCCCACGGGCCCTTGAGGCCTGAAGAAACGCGCGGCCTTACGGCTGAG GTAGCAAAACTTTCGGACTTAGACATTCACGCTTACGGAGAGCCAACAAACCCAGATCCGACAGGTTACAGAACTGGTGTGCAACCTCCTCCAGAGGCCGCTGAAATTCTGGAGGAAACAGCGGGACGGTCTGCCGAGACTGTTTCGCACGAGAAG GTTCAAGCAAAGCAGCCCCTGACAATGAAATCTGTCAGGTCTGCCTTCGAGAATCTAAGAGGTGCAGTGATGATAGCATATCCAGCATTCCATGACCTGCCGGAATGGGATCCTGCTCGTATCCTgcttgaggaagaagaacaacaaAAAGATACAGGTATTATCGCAGAG ACGTTCGACAAGAACAAGACATCTCTGTGGTGGGCAGGAAAGGAGCTGCAGAACGACAAAGAATTGTGTCACTACATCGGGAGAAATGAGAAGACGAAAATCATCGCTCGCTTGCAATCAAAAGCCTCTG GCCCCCCCATACGGGAGCCGCGCCTCGACGCTGAGACGCATAAAGCGATGCTGTCATACTGCTACAAGAAACGACGGGAAGAACAG gaactcgaggaagacgaagacgattCGTATCTCGACAGCGAGTGGGCAAACCCACGAGGTCTCAAAAATGCTCTTATAGGGGGTGGCCGAGAAATCCGTTGGAAGCCGTAA
- a CDS encoding proteasome regulatory subunit (encoded by transcript TGME49_269840): MAGLPSNLRGLLQQFGGMGVGPPNRDQPMADTSEQVYISSLALLKMLKHGRAGVPMEVMGLMLGEFIDDYTVRVVDVFSMPQSGNSVSVEAVDPVYQTEMLEQLKRTGRPEMVVGWYHSHPGFGCWFSGTDVNTQQSFEQLNPRAVGVVVDPIQSVKGKVVIDCFRLINPHLLMLGQELRQTTSNIGHLQRPTISALVHGLNRNYYAIVINYRKNELENQMLLNLHRNKWNDALKLKPFDEMAAESAACTKSMKELSEQYNKMVQEEIKKTPEQLVVERAGKVDAKKRLENDVDTLMTENILHSLGTMIDTLVF; the protein is encoded by the exons ATGGCGGGCCTGCCTTCGAACCTTCGTGGACTCCTTCAGCAGTTTGGGGGAATGGGAGTTGGTCCCCCTAACCGCGACCAACCGATGGCCGATACCTCCGAGCAGGTGTACATTTCGTCCCTCGCACTGTTGAAGATGCTCAAGCATGGACGG GCAGGAGTACCTATGGAAGTTATGGGTCTGATGCTCGGGGAGTTCATTGACGATTACACTGTCCGAGTCGTCGACGTCTTTTCCATGCCACAATCAG GCAACAGTGTCAGTGTCGAGGCGGTGGACCCGGTCTACCAGACGGAGATGCTGGAGCAGTTAAAAAGGACAGGACGTCCCGAGATGGTCGTCGGCTGGTACCATTCCCACCCGGGCTTCGGGTGTTGGTTCTCAG GGACGGATGTAAACACTCAGCAGAGTTTCGAGCAGCTGAACCCGAGAGCCGTGGGTGTCGTCGTGGACCCGATCCAGTCGGTCAAAGGCAAAGTTGTCATTGACTGTTTCCGTCTCATTAATCCGCATCTTCTCATGCTTG gTCAAGAGCTGCGCCAGACAACCAGCAACATTGGCCACCTTCAGCGCCCGACCATCTCAGCGCTTGTTCACGGTCTGAACCGGAACTACTACGCCATTGTGATCAACTACAGGAAAAATGAGCTGGAGAACCAGATGCTTTTGAATCTCCATAGGAATAAATGGAACGACGCTCTTAAGCTTAAG CCATTCGACGAAATGGCCGCAGAGAGTGCGGCGTGCACCAAATCGATGAAAGAATTGTCGGAGCAGTACAACAAAATGGTTCAAGAAGAAATCAAAAAGACGCCTGAGCAACTTGTGGTCGAGCGTGCTGGGAAAGTCGACGCCAAGAAACGATTGGAGAATGATGTAGACACGTTGATGACGGAAAACATACTCCACTCCTTGGGCACGATGATTGATACCCTCGTCTTCTAG
- a CDS encoding RAP domain-containing protein (encoded by transcript TGME49_269830), with amino-acid sequence MKSHSRLRKLASAVQTPRPFRRTVRDGHRHECFSATPYRDAEVAFSPEERATEGHVSASRESNSFRQFVELSTLPRGVRPSAPRLLHHTLEVGDSRHASQRSSHVFYRNSLSGLSGINAVTSFASWKPPSVIPLFSARDGRFAHSSCLRAGPGHFVETAQVGDGGEREAVLSAGAGDARPAEERQAEEPVKHLGDAEEVALDTRVFDECVYTEDEDILEKKRRIGVGMRVGGSAPHRRGASFSPSLSPDPPFSSSDLPDSFPFTLSSQCPRPDSLPPSPPHGAPFSPTCAPSSALSSSPKLVPVSEYRKRSLRFPPDQVAVGAFELAVKFETLVSLRFPLDQHPRRAQPGSRSQPSSLASSRPLAEMPQPYGSLPPPVAFEKMLGDAISTTKANADILPVSTLLSVAHAAARLGVQVFSFASALRRRALVLLPEIKNPAAFIRLLQDLEKLGGLGDRHFVFFREKVKETLQSASSRCSLFGTALVVHLLARHRLRDEELLTLAYRRFSRNRYTLAAAVRQTPSLLAALPLALSRLEVPTLAAAVLDSLLSDQAPAAVSQLSIHELSNLAYAIACVSTNSQVTVDTHPSSADSGSCHEQRPERFEVGSSEKECQSGMKMQLHPEHRSVREQYNASEVDPGENSATGGGVGDPFLGNKRENNTSFKVLESRSVCTPEELRRRSTLLTTILRTLSRSSLRRHPLNSPFERAWRQLKIIDLYLQFNVGPLRVDDEEALQFLSLARTKKLLNLVHVSQVQKRVGRLLFDEGLMSEIDVEYPLGPYVLDFAIPSRKLVVEVDGEAHFFFGTTVPTAQTRMKRELLAAMGWRVVVVPQELWRNKRKGKIKEFVARKVREGLEIDNSDR; translated from the exons ATGAAGTCGCATTCCAGACTACGGAAACTTGCGTCCGCAGTACAGACACCGCGGCCTTTTAGACGGACAGTCCGAGACGGCCACCGGCACGAGTGTTTTTCTGCGACCCCCTACCGCGACGCTGaagtcgctttttctccagaggAGCGAGCAACCGAGGGTCACGTGTCTGCTTCACGCGAATCCAACAGTTTCAGACAGTTCGTGGAGTTGTCGACGCTGCCACGTGGAGTCAGGCCGAGTGCCCCCAGGCTTCTCCACCATACACTGGAAGTCGGCGACTCCCGCCACGCGTCACAGCGGTCTTCCCATGTCTTCTACCGCAACTCGTTGTCTGGACTGTCAGGAATCAACGCAGTGACTTCTTTTGCAAGCTGGAAACCTCCTTCGGTCATCCCACTATTTTCTGCAAGAGACGGACGTTTCGCCCACAGCAGCTGTTTGCGTGCTGGTCCAGGGCACTTCGTCGAGACCGCACAGGTTGGagatggaggagagagggaggccGTGCTTTCCGCTGGGGCTGGGGACGCCCGTCCAGCTGAGGAACGGCAGGCAGAAGAGCCTGTGAAGCATCTGGGGGATGCCGAAGAAGTTGCCTTAGACACGCGCGTCTTCGACGAGTGTGTCTACACAGAGGACGAGGATATtttggagaagaaacggaggatTGGCGTGGGAATGAGAGTCGGGGGTTCAGCGCCACATCGTCGCggcgcttccttctctccctccctgtCGCCAGATCcgcctttttcctcttctgacCTTCCGGACTCCTTTCCTTTTACGCTTTCCTCGCAGTGTCCGCGTCCCGACTCccttcctccgtctccgccGCACGGCGCGCCCTTCTCTCCGACAtgcgcgccttcttctgcgctgTCCTCGTCGCCTAAACTTGTCCCAGTCTCCGAGTACCGCAAACGGTCGTTGCGGTTTCCTCCGGACCAGGTGGCGGTGGGAGCTTTTGAGTTGGCGGTAAAATTCGAGACTCTCGTATCccttcgtttccctctcgACCAGCACCCGCGAAGAGCGCAGCCCGGCTCTCGCTCtcagccttcttctctcgcctcctcccgTCCCCTCGCTGAGATGCCCCAGCCATACGGCAGCCTCCCTCCGCCGGTGGCTTTCGAGAAGATGCTCGGCGACGCCATTTCGACTACCAAAGCCAATGCAGACATCTTGCCTGTGTCGACActgctctctgtcgctcaTGCAGCTGCGCGGCTGGGGGTGCAGgttttttccttcgcctcggcTCTCCGGCGCCGCGCCCTAGTGCTTCTTCCTGAAATAAAGAATCCCGCGGCCTTCATCCGGCTCCTGCAAGACTTGGAGAAGTTGGGAGGTCTGGGCGACCGCcactttgtcttcttcagagagaaAGTAAAGGAGACGCTCCAGAGCGCTTCTTCACGCTGCTCGCTGTTCGGGACCGCACTGGTCGTTCACCTCCTCGCTCGACACAGATTGCGAGACGAGGAACTCCTCACTCTCGCGTACCGCAGGTTTTCGAGAAATCGATACACTCTCGCTGCAGCTGTGAGACaaacgccttctctcctggcg GCGCTGCCGCTGGCACTGTCGCGGCTCGAGGTCCCTACGCTGGCTGCAGCGGTGTTGGACAGTCTGCTCAGTGACCAGGCGCCAGCAGCTGTCAGTCAGTTGTCGATTCACGAACTGTCAAACCTTGCTTATGCAATCGCATGCGTCTCCACCAATTCCCAAGTTACTGTAGACACGCATCCGTCCTCTGCGGACTCAGGCTCTTGTCATGAGCAGAGGCCGGAGCGTTTCGAGGTTGGTTCATCGGAAAAGGAGTGTCAGTCTGGGATGAAGATGCAACTGCATCCGGAGCATAGAAGCGTACGCGAGCAATATAATGCATCTGAAGTTGATCCGGGAGAAAACAGCGCCACGGGTGGAGGAGTTGGAGACCCTTTTCTCGgaaacaagagggagaataATACTTCATTTAAGGTTCTTGAATCCCGGTCTGTATGCACACCCGAGGAATTGAGGCGTCGGTCGACTCTGTTAACGACCATCTTACGCACTCTGTCTCGCAGTTCCCTGAGGCGCCATCCACTTAACTCGCCGTTCGAACGCGCGTGGAGACAGCTGAAAATTATCGACCTGTATCTTCAGTTCAATGTAGGACCTCTGCGTGTAGATGATGAGGAAGCGCTtcagtttctgtctcttgctcGGACGAAGAAGCTATTGAACCTGGTTCATGTGTCCCAGGTACAGAAGCGTGTTGGGCGCTTGCTTTTCGATGAAGGACTGATGTCTGAAATAGACGTTGAGTACCCACTGGGGCCTTACGTCTTAGACTTTGCAATACCGTCTCGCAAGCTTGTTGTAGAAGTTGATGGGGAAGCCCATTTCTTCTTTGGTACAACGGTGCCAACTGCTCAGACGCGAATGAAGCGCGAACTGCTTGCCGCTATGGGGTGGCGCGTGGTCGTCGTTCCGCAGGAACTTTGGAGAAATAAAAGGAAAGGGAAAATTAAAGAATTCGTGGCGAGAAAGGTGCGAGAGGGACTCGAGATCGACAACAGTGACAGATAG